In Pithys albifrons albifrons isolate INPA30051 chromosome 6, PitAlb_v1, whole genome shotgun sequence, a single genomic region encodes these proteins:
- the LOC139673046 gene encoding proline-rich protein 2-like, translated as MAAVAGPSRGRCLPALRTGPRREHRAPRYSAPRLQRLPASARTALPARPYRAACPAPLAALPLLSRPGESGLGPSSPAASPCGSRSIPGSPSTRGPRAGLGASPAPAPLRVPVRGSEHPRLPAPLRVPVRGSEHPRLPAPLRVPVRGSEHPRLPPPLRVPVRGSEHPRLPPPPGPRAGLGASPAPPAPGSPCGARSIPCSPPAPGPRAGLGASPASPPRSPPGPHARLGASPALAVA; from the coding sequence ATGGCGGCGGTGGCGGGGCCGTCGAGGGGTCGCTGCCTGCCCGCCCTCCGGACGGGGCCGCGCCGAGAGCACCGCGCCCCGCGTTATTCCGCCCCGCGGCTCCAACGCCTCCCCGCGAGCGCCCGCACCGCCCTCCCGGCCCGGCCTTATCGCGCTGCCTGCCCTGCGCCGCTGGCAGCGCTCCCGCTTCTCTCCCGGCCCGGCGAGAGCGGTCTCGGCCCCTCCAGCCCCGCCGCGTCTCCGTGCGGGTCTCGGAGCATCCCCGGCTCCCCCTCCACCCGGGGTCCCCGTGCGGGGCTCGGAGCATCCCCTGCTCCCGCCCCGCTCCGGGTCCCCGTGCGGGGCTCGGAGCATCCCCGActccccgccccgctccgggTCCCCGTGCGGGGCTCGGAGCATCCCCGgctccccgccccgctccgggTCCCCGTGCGGGGCTCGGAGCATCCCCGGCTTCCCCCCCCGCTCCGAGTCCCCGTGCGGGGCTCGGAGCATCCCCGGCTTCCCCCGCCCCCGGGTCCCCGTGCGGGGCTCGGAGCATCCCCGGCTCCCCCCGCCCCCGGGTCCCCGTGCGGGGCTCGGAGcatcccctgctctcctcccgCCCCGGGTCCCCGTGCGGGGCTCGGAGCATCCCCTGCTTCCCCCCCCCGTTCCCCCCCGGGTCCCCATGCGAGGCTCGGAGCATCCCCGGCCCTCGCGGTTGCGTAA